One part of the Orenia metallireducens genome encodes these proteins:
- a CDS encoding RNA 2'-phosphotransferase: MNYLKLSKEISYALRHSPSEYGLELDDNGSVNLEELLIALKKKEEFKFLEAEDLVKMIETSDKKRHEIVNNKIRALYGHSISTKIQKDAIEPPQYLYHGTARRFIQSIKENGLLPQDRQYVHLSIDIETAIQVGKRRDKKPVILTVKAKLAWENGVGFYKGNDKVWLSDAIKSEYIEFPES, encoded by the coding sequence ATAAATTATTTAAAGTTAAGCAAAGAGATATCTTATGCATTAAGACATTCACCATCAGAATATGGGTTAGAACTTGATGATAATGGCTCGGTTAATCTTGAAGAGTTATTGATTGCTTTGAAAAAGAAAGAAGAATTTAAATTTCTTGAAGCAGAAGATTTAGTAAAAATGATAGAAACATCTGATAAGAAACGTCATGAAATAGTAAATAATAAAATAAGAGCTTTATATGGTCACTCGATATCTACAAAGATACAAAAGGATGCAATAGAACCTCCTCAGTATTTATATCATGGAACTGCAAGGAGATTTATTCAATCTATAAAAGAAAATGGTTTATTGCCACAAGATAGGCAATACGTACATTTATCAATAGACATAGAGACGGCTATTCAGGTGGGAAAAAGAAGGGATAAAAAACCTGTTATTTTAACTGTTAAGGCTAAGTTAGCATGGGAAAATGGGGTAGGTTTTTATAAAGGGAATGATAAAGTTTGGTTATCAGATGCGATAAAAAGTGAATATATTGAGTTTCCAGAATCGTAA